The sequence TATAACTATGCGCTCAATCTCACTTCTCAAACCTACAAAGAGACGGGGAAGGGGTTAAGTCGCAATGACATAATCAACCTTCTTCCTAACTTAAAAAAAGAGTATGAGTGGCTAAGTGAACCACCTTCCCAAGCACTACAACAAGTTGCTCTCAATTTGTCTAGTGCGTTCCTAAACTTCTTTGAAGGTCGTGGGAGATATCCTCAATTCAAGAAAAAGCAAAATCGACAGTCAATTAGACTTCCTCAAGGTTGCAAATTAGAAGACGATTGTCTCAAACTCCCCAAGTTTGGGAAGGTTTACTGCAAGGTATCTCGACAACCAACAGGAAAGCTAAAATCTGTCACCGTTTCTCAAACACCATCTGGTCAGTATTACGCTAGTTGTTTGTTTGATGATGGGACAGAAAAACCCGAACCAAGTGGAGAAGGAAAAGCAGTTGGGGTTGACCTTGGTATTTCCGATTTTGCCATTACTAGCGATGGTTTTAAGTACGGTAGCCCTAAATACTATCGCAAATATGAGCAAAAACTAGCTAATAAGCAAAAAGAGTTAAGTCGCAAACAGAAAGGCTCTAATAATCGTAGAAAAGCACGAATCAAAGTAGCTAAGGTTCACGAAAAAATTACTCGCTGTCGTGAAGATTTCCTCCACAAACTAAGTCGCAATTTAGTTGACGAAAACCAAGTCATCGTGGTGGAAAATCTAGCAGTGAAAAACATGGTTAAAAACTCTAAACTAGCTAAATCAATTAGTGATGCTGGTTGGGGACAATTTTTAACCATGCTTAAGTATAAGTCAGAGTGGGAAGGAAAAACCTATATTGAAGTTGATCGATTCTTTCCCAGTTCAAAGACTTGTAACCCTTGTTTGCATCAAGTGGACTCGCTACCTTTAGACATTAGAAATTGGGAATGTCCTAGCTGTGAAACTCAACATGATAGAGATATTAACGCAGCTAAAAACATTCGAGATGAAGGATTGCGAATTTTGGCGGTGGGGCGCATCGCTACAGCTTCTGGACAGAGAGTAAGACCATCTAAAGGCACTGCTTTTAGTGGCCTCGCTGAATGAAGGAAGAATCCCACGTGCTTTTAGCCGTGGGAGTCGTCAAAGTCGTTCAATATAGCAGTTCTCGAATTCATGAGGTACATTCTAAATTTTTGTTCTTCGTTCTTTGTTCTTTGTTAATCAATGAACCACGTAGGGCGTAGCCCGCGCGAAGCATCATGAACCTCCACCGACTTGCTTGGTACCTCAACAGACTAAGAAACGCTATAAAAACGACAAACTAATCACAACAAAATCGACCCGATTTGATGAGGATGAACTGTTTTAGAGCAGTAGTTTTTGTTACAAAATTGTTGAATTAAGAAAAATTAAGCTAAGTTTTGTTATTTAATCCTGAACATTTAATTAAAAAAGCCAACTCTTCTGTTGCTCTCTGTAGAATTGAAATTAGAGCGTGAGGGACTACGGCTCGGTCTTTTGACCCAGGCGCAAGTTCACGATCGCGCTGTTGATGCGGTTGAAATAATCAACCGATCAGTATTGTTATGGGTTCTCATCATGAGACTAAAAAAATCTCTCATTTTGATTCAAAATTACCCCAATAATAATGTCAAGACATTCCAAGGAATGTCTGAGTAATAAAGACTGTCTATTTCTGAGAGTATTGCGATTAAAAATGAATCATCATCAACTGCCACTGAAACAGGGTCTATATGACCCCCGCTTCGAGCATGATGCTTGCGGTGTTGGCTTTATTGTCCACATGAATGGTCAAAAGTCCCATGAAACGGTAGAACAGGCTTTGACCATTTTAGAGAATCTGGAACATCGCGGTGCTTGTGGTGCAGAAACTAATACGGGTGATGGGGCTGGAATTTTAATGCAAATTCCCCATCAGTTTCTAAAAAAAGTTGCCCATCAAAAGAATATTGCTTTACCCAACCCTGGAGAATATGGCGTGGGCATGATGTATGCCTCCCGTGATCCAGAAATCCGAGACAAGGGAAGGCGTATTTTTGAAAGCATTGTCGCCGAAGAAGGACAAACGGTTTTAGGATGGCGGGATGTACCAACCGATGATTCATCTTTAGGGGAAACCGCTCAAGCGAGTGAACCCTTTATGCAGCAAGTCTTTATTCAACGAGAGACAGGTTTAGACGAAGTTGCCTTTGAATGCAAGTTATTCATCATTCGCAAACGGGCGTTTCAAGCCATTCGCCGAGAATTAGGGGACTCTTTTTGGTATGGGGCGAGTCTGTCTTGTCGCACCATGGTTTATAAAGGGATGCTGATGCCAGCGCAGTTAGGAGATTATTATCCAGAACTCCACGATCGCGATTTGAAAAGTGCTTTGGCGTTAGTTCATTCTCGGTTTAGTACCAATACCTTCCCCAGTTGGGAACGCTCCCACCCCTATCGCTACATTGCTCACAATGGGGAAATTAACACCATTATCGGGAATGTGAACTGGATGCACGCCCGTGAATCACTGTTTCAATCGGAACGGTTTGGGGATGATCTGAAAAAGCTCCATGATTTAATTGATATTGAAGGCAGTGACTCCAGTATTTTTGATAATGCCCTAGAATTGCTGGTTTTAGCAGGTCGATCGCTGCCTCATGCGATGATGATGATGATCCCAGAACCGTGGACTACTGATGACTCGATCAGTGCCGAGAAACGGGCGTTTTATCAATATCATTCTTGCTTAATGGAACCTTGGGATGGTCCTGCTTCTACTACTTTTACCGATGGCACAATGGTGGGAGCCGTGCTCGATCGCAATGGCTTACGTCCCTCTCGCTACTATGTGACCAAAGATAACTTTGTGATTATGGCATCGGAAGCGGGCGTTTTACCCGTTGCACCAGAACAAGTGGCGTTAAAAGGGCGTTTAGAACCGGGTCGGATGTTCCTCGTCAATATGGAAGAGGGACGCATCGTCGCTGATGAGGAAATTAAACAAGCCATTGTGGAAGAACAGCCTTATCAAGAGTGGTTAGATCAGCATTTAGTCCCCTTAGAATCTTTACCCGAACCGACTCCCCTTTCTTCCCCCCTAATAGAGACTGAGGGGGGTTCAGAAAAGCTGATTCCCACGATCCAGAAACAAACCAGCTTTGGCTATACCTTTGAAGAACTGCGGATGCTACTCAAGCCCATGGCCGAAAATGGGGTGGAGGCAATTGGTTCTATGGGGGCAGATACCCCGTTGGCAGTGCTTTCTGAGCGTCCCAAGCTCCTTTATGATTATTTTCAACAACTCTTTGCACAGGTGACGAATCCGCCCATTGATTCGATTCGGGAAGAAATTGTCACGTCTCCTGTGACCACCATTGGTGCAGAAGGCAACTTATTTGATCCCAAGCCAGAAAGTTGTCATCTGATCCAGTTAAAAACCCCGATTATCACCAATACCGAACTGGCGAAACTCAAACAGTTGGAGGGAGACTTTCACTCTCTAACTTTGCCAATTTTATTCGATCCGAAAACCGGTGTTACTGGCTTAGAATCAGCCATTGAAGAGATTTGTCAGCAAGTCGATCGCGCGATTTCCCAAGGCACGAGCATTATCATCCTCAGTGACCGCGATTTCGATAAAAACAAAGCGCCCATTCCCGCCCTCTTAGCAGTGTCTGGCTTACATCACCACCTAATTCGACAAGGCACCCGCACCCGCGTCGGCATTGTTTTAGAATCAGGAGAACCGAGAGAAGTTCATCATTATGCAGTATTACTCGGCTATGGCTGCGGGGCGATTAATCCCTATCTGGCGTTTGAGACCTTAGAGGATATGATTGCTCAAGGGACACTCACGGGTGTGGATTATAAAACCGCTTGTAAGAACTACATGAAAGCGGTAACGAAAGGGACAATCAAGATCGCTTCTAAGATTGGGATTTCCACACTGCAAAGTTATCGCGGGGCGCAGATTTTTGAAGCCATTGGACTCAATGAAGCCGTTATTGATCGTTACTTTAAAGGAACGCCCTCTCGCATTGGTGGGGCAGATTTGAGCGCGATCGCGCAAGAAGCCATTTTACGCCATTCTCACGCCTTCCCCGAACGAGAAGTCAACGGACATACCCTTGATGCGGGTGGGGAATACCAATGGCGCAAAGATGGAGAAGCCCATTTATTTAATCCCGAAACCATCCACACGCTACAGCAAGCGGTGCAAACCGGGGATTATGAACTGTATAAAAAATACGCGCAACTGGTGAACGAACAGAATCAGCAACGGTTTACCCTGCGCGGATTACTGGACTATAAAGATCGTGACCCAATTCCCCTAGAAGAAGTTGAACCCATCGAAGCGATTATGACACGGTTCAAAACGGGTGCAATGAGTTATGGGTCAATCTCTCAAGAAGCCCATGAAGCCCTCGCCATTGCCATGAATCGCATTGGGGGGAAATCCAACACGGGAGAAGGGGGAGAAGATCCCGAACGTTATACTTGGCAAAACGAACAAGGAGACTCCAAAAACAGCGCCATTAAGCAAGTTGCATCGGGTCGCTTTGGGGTCACCAGTTTGTATCTCTCCCAAGCCAAAGAAATCCAAATCAAAATGGCACAAGGGGCAAAACCAGGGGAAGGGGGACAACTCCCGGGCAAAAAAGTCTATCCTTGGATTGCAAAAGTACGCCATTCTACGCCTGGTGTCGGTTTAATTTCACCTCCCCCGCACCATGACATTTACTCCATTGAAGATTTAGCGGAGTTAATCCACGACTTGAAAAATGCTAACCGTGAAGCACGAATCAGTGTCAAACTGGTGTCAAAAGTAGGCGTGGGAACGATCGCTGCGGGAGTTTCTAAAGCCCATGCGGATGTGGTCTTAATTTCAGGCTTTGATGGCGGAACTGGGGCATCTCCGCAAACCTCCATTAAACACGCGGGACTCCCTTGGGAATTAGGATTAGCCGAAACCCATCAAACCTTAGTTTTAAATAACCTCCGCAGTCGCATCGCGGTTGAAACCGATGGTCAAATGAAAACGGGACGCGATATTGCAATGGCGACCCTATTAGGGGCAGAAGAATTTGGCTTCTCTACCGCGCCTTTAGTTACCCTTGGTTGTATCATGATGCGGGTGTGCCATAAAAACACTTGCCCTGCTGGCATTGCCACCCAAGATCCACAACTACGGAAAAACTTTATTGGCAATCCTGATTACACCGTCAACTTTATGAAGTTTCTTGCTCAAGA comes from Halothece sp. PCC 7418 and encodes:
- the gltB gene encoding glutamate synthase large subunit is translated as MNHHQLPLKQGLYDPRFEHDACGVGFIVHMNGQKSHETVEQALTILENLEHRGACGAETNTGDGAGILMQIPHQFLKKVAHQKNIALPNPGEYGVGMMYASRDPEIRDKGRRIFESIVAEEGQTVLGWRDVPTDDSSLGETAQASEPFMQQVFIQRETGLDEVAFECKLFIIRKRAFQAIRRELGDSFWYGASLSCRTMVYKGMLMPAQLGDYYPELHDRDLKSALALVHSRFSTNTFPSWERSHPYRYIAHNGEINTIIGNVNWMHARESLFQSERFGDDLKKLHDLIDIEGSDSSIFDNALELLVLAGRSLPHAMMMMIPEPWTTDDSISAEKRAFYQYHSCLMEPWDGPASTTFTDGTMVGAVLDRNGLRPSRYYVTKDNFVIMASEAGVLPVAPEQVALKGRLEPGRMFLVNMEEGRIVADEEIKQAIVEEQPYQEWLDQHLVPLESLPEPTPLSSPLIETEGGSEKLIPTIQKQTSFGYTFEELRMLLKPMAENGVEAIGSMGADTPLAVLSERPKLLYDYFQQLFAQVTNPPIDSIREEIVTSPVTTIGAEGNLFDPKPESCHLIQLKTPIITNTELAKLKQLEGDFHSLTLPILFDPKTGVTGLESAIEEICQQVDRAISQGTSIIILSDRDFDKNKAPIPALLAVSGLHHHLIRQGTRTRVGIVLESGEPREVHHYAVLLGYGCGAINPYLAFETLEDMIAQGTLTGVDYKTACKNYMKAVTKGTIKIASKIGISTLQSYRGAQIFEAIGLNEAVIDRYFKGTPSRIGGADLSAIAQEAILRHSHAFPEREVNGHTLDAGGEYQWRKDGEAHLFNPETIHTLQQAVQTGDYELYKKYAQLVNEQNQQRFTLRGLLDYKDRDPIPLEEVEPIEAIMTRFKTGAMSYGSISQEAHEALAIAMNRIGGKSNTGEGGEDPERYTWQNEQGDSKNSAIKQVASGRFGVTSLYLSQAKEIQIKMAQGAKPGEGGQLPGKKVYPWIAKVRHSTPGVGLISPPPHHDIYSIEDLAELIHDLKNANREARISVKLVSKVGVGTIAAGVSKAHADVVLISGFDGGTGASPQTSIKHAGLPWELGLAETHQTLVLNNLRSRIAVETDGQMKTGRDIAMATLLGAEEFGFSTAPLVTLGCIMMRVCHKNTCPAGIATQDPQLRKNFIGNPDYTVNFMKFLAQDLREIMASLGFRTLNEMVGRTDVLEAKQAVDHWKAKGIDLSNILYQPQVAPDVGRYCQIPQDHGLDQSLDMTVLLDLCQPAIEKGENVKATLPITNTNRVVGTILGNEITKRHWHGLPEDTIELHFQGSAGQSFGAFVPKGVTLELEGDANDYLGKGLSGGKIIVYPPKGSTFPPEENIVIGNVAFYGATSGEAYISGVAGERFCVRNSGIHAVVESVGDHGCEYMTGGKVLVLGKTGRNFAAGMSGGTAYILDEKGDFASRCNTQMADIEPLNEEDREIIYQMIAKHAHYTHSPKATRILTLWNPYLPKFVKVMPRDFKRMVEGIERAIASGLSEEEAQTAAFEANVSDAARVSGS
- the tnpB gene encoding IS200/IS605 family element RNA-guided endonuclease TnpB; protein product: MLKAFKYRIYPNQEQRVLLAKSFGSCRFFYNYALNLTSQTYKETGKGLSRNDIINLLPNLKKEYEWLSEPPSQALQQVALNLSSAFLNFFEGRGRYPQFKKKQNRQSIRLPQGCKLEDDCLKLPKFGKVYCKVSRQPTGKLKSVTVSQTPSGQYYASCLFDDGTEKPEPSGEGKAVGVDLGISDFAITSDGFKYGSPKYYRKYEQKLANKQKELSRKQKGSNNRRKARIKVAKVHEKITRCREDFLHKLSRNLVDENQVIVVENLAVKNMVKNSKLAKSISDAGWGQFLTMLKYKSEWEGKTYIEVDRFFPSSKTCNPCLHQVDSLPLDIRNWECPSCETQHDRDINAAKNIRDEGLRILAVGRIATASGQRVRPSKGTAFSGLAE